Proteins from one Streptomyces sp. NBC_00289 genomic window:
- a CDS encoding heavy metal translocating P-type ATPase translates to MSSTTTETPSAATTEVELLIGGMTCASCAARVEKKLNRMDGVSATVNYATEKARVTYPAAVEVADLIATVVRTGYTAEEPAPEVEAPEQAPHDPELSALRERLVVSALLAVPVVLLSMIPALQFDNWQWLALTLAAPVVVWGGWPFHRAAWTNLRHRAATMDTLVSLGTLAAFGWSLWALFFGDAGMPGMKDRFELTADRMDGASTIYLEVAAGVVAFILLGRYLEARSKRRAGAALRALLELGAKDVAVLREGREVRVPVARLTVGDRFVVRPGEKIATDGTVVEGVSAVDAALLTGESVPVDVAVGDPVTGATVNAGGRLVVEASRVGADTRLARMAKLVADAQNGKAEVQRLADRVSGVFVPVVVLVAVATFGGWLGATGDTAAAFTAAVAVLIIACPCALGLATPTALLVGTGRGAQLGILIKGPEVLESTRRVDTVVLDKTGTVTTGRMALQAVYVAEGVDERQVLRLAGALEHASEHPVARAVAAGAEKRVGPLPAVERFENVPGRGVRGRVEGHEVAVGRLAELSVLPEELARAKDGAERDGRTAVVIGWDGAARAVVAVADAVRETSAEAVRELRALGLTPVLLTGDNQAVAEAVAHEVGIDRVIAEVLPEDKVDVVRRLRAEGRTVAMVGDGVNDAAALATADLGLAMGTGTDAAIEAGDLTLVRGDLRVAADAIRLSRRTLAVIKGNLVWAFGYNVAALPLAAAGLLNPMIAGAAMAFSSVFVVTNSLRLRTFR, encoded by the coding sequence ATGTCCAGCACCACCACGGAGACGCCGTCAGCCGCCACGACCGAGGTCGAGCTGCTCATCGGCGGAATGACCTGCGCCTCCTGCGCGGCCCGCGTCGAGAAGAAGCTCAACCGCATGGACGGCGTCAGCGCCACGGTCAACTACGCGACGGAGAAGGCCAGGGTCACGTACCCGGCCGCCGTCGAGGTCGCCGACCTGATCGCCACCGTGGTGAGGACCGGGTACACGGCCGAGGAGCCCGCGCCCGAGGTGGAGGCGCCCGAGCAGGCGCCGCACGACCCCGAACTGTCGGCCCTGCGGGAGCGGCTGGTCGTCTCCGCCCTGCTGGCGGTCCCCGTCGTGCTGCTGTCGATGATCCCGGCCCTCCAGTTCGACAACTGGCAGTGGCTCGCGCTGACGCTCGCCGCGCCCGTGGTGGTCTGGGGCGGGTGGCCGTTCCACCGGGCCGCCTGGACCAACCTCCGGCACCGGGCGGCCACCATGGACACCCTGGTGTCGCTCGGCACGCTCGCCGCCTTCGGCTGGTCGCTGTGGGCGCTGTTCTTCGGTGACGCGGGCATGCCCGGCATGAAGGACCGCTTCGAGCTCACCGCCGACCGCATGGACGGTGCCTCGACGATCTACCTCGAGGTCGCCGCCGGAGTCGTCGCGTTCATCCTGCTGGGCCGCTATCTGGAGGCCCGCTCCAAGCGGCGGGCGGGAGCGGCCCTGCGGGCACTGCTGGAGCTGGGCGCCAAGGACGTGGCCGTTCTGCGGGAAGGGCGCGAGGTCCGGGTCCCGGTGGCGCGGCTGACGGTCGGCGACCGTTTCGTCGTACGGCCCGGGGAGAAGATCGCCACCGACGGCACCGTCGTCGAGGGCGTCTCGGCGGTCGACGCGGCCCTGCTGACCGGCGAGTCGGTGCCGGTGGACGTGGCCGTCGGTGACCCGGTCACGGGCGCGACCGTGAACGCCGGCGGCCGGCTGGTCGTCGAGGCCAGCCGGGTCGGCGCCGACACCCGGCTCGCGCGGATGGCGAAGCTCGTGGCGGACGCGCAGAACGGCAAGGCCGAGGTTCAGCGGCTCGCCGACCGCGTCTCCGGGGTCTTCGTGCCCGTCGTCGTCCTCGTCGCGGTCGCCACCTTCGGCGGCTGGCTCGGCGCCACGGGCGACACCGCCGCCGCCTTCACCGCGGCCGTCGCGGTGCTGATCATCGCCTGCCCGTGCGCGCTCGGCCTGGCCACACCGACCGCGCTCCTGGTCGGCACCGGGCGCGGGGCGCAGCTCGGCATCCTCATCAAGGGGCCCGAGGTTCTGGAGTCCACGCGCCGCGTCGACACCGTCGTCCTGGACAAGACCGGCACGGTCACCACGGGCCGCATGGCCCTCCAGGCGGTGTACGTCGCCGAGGGCGTCGACGAGCGGCAGGTGCTGCGGCTCGCGGGCGCCCTCGAGCACGCCTCCGAGCATCCGGTGGCCCGCGCGGTGGCGGCGGGCGCCGAGAAGCGGGTCGGCCCGCTGCCGGCGGTCGAGCGGTTCGAGAACGTGCCCGGCAGGGGCGTACGCGGGCGGGTGGAGGGCCACGAGGTGGCGGTGGGGCGGCTCGCCGAGCTGTCCGTGCTGCCGGAGGAACTGGCCCGGGCCAAGGACGGGGCCGAGCGGGACGGTCGTACGGCCGTCGTGATCGGCTGGGACGGGGCGGCACGCGCTGTCGTCGCCGTGGCGGACGCGGTCAGGGAGACCAGCGCCGAGGCGGTCCGCGAACTGCGCGCCCTGGGGCTCACGCCGGTGCTGCTGACCGGGGACAACCAGGCGGTGGCCGAGGCCGTGGCGCACGAGGTCGGTATCGACCGGGTGATCGCCGAAGTGCTGCCCGAGGACAAGGTCGACGTCGTACGGCGGCTGCGGGCCGAGGGGCGGACCGTGGCCATGGTCGGCGACGGGGTCAACGACGCGGCCGCGCTCGCCACCGCCGACCTGGGGCTCGCCATGGGCACCGGGACGGACGCGGCGATCGAGGCGGGTGACCTGACCCTGGTGCGCGGGGACCTGCGAGTGGCCGCGGACGCGATCCGGCTCTCCCGCCGGACGCTCGCCGTCATCAAGGGCAACCTCGTGTGGGCCTTCGGCTACAACGTGGCGGCTCTGCCGCTGGCCGCGGCCGGGCTGCTGAACCCGATGATCGCGGGGGCGGCGATGGCCTTCTCGTCGGTCTTCGTGGTGACGAACAGCCTTCGGCTGCGGACGTTCCGTTGA
- a CDS encoding heavy-metal-associated domain-containing protein, translated as MTAGTDTTGSVTTVYKVTGMSCGHCEGSVSGEISEIPGVSSVKAVASTGEVTVVSAAPLDERAVRAAVDEAGFELVTNV; from the coding sequence ATGACCGCGGGAACAGACACCACCGGCTCCGTCACCACCGTCTACAAGGTGACCGGGATGAGCTGTGGACACTGCGAGGGCTCCGTCTCCGGCGAGATCTCCGAGATCCCCGGTGTCAGCTCGGTGAAGGCGGTCGCCTCCACCGGTGAGGTCACCGTCGTGTCCGCGGCCCCGCTGGACGAGCGGGCCGTGCGCGCCGCCGTCGACGAGGCGGGCTTCGAGCTCGTCACCAACGTTTGA
- a CDS encoding TetR/AcrR family transcriptional regulator, which produces MPDNQEKEQPRRRQARGERRVAQLLEAAASVFCATGYTAASTNAIAREAGVSPGTLYQFFPNKEAIAIELGDRLMHEMRETYGEALAPVDPATPLEEAVGAAVDRFIDFNCEHPVFFALMHGPDIPGRISEEHDALHATLLARIEGLLRSLLPEAPGADVTRTAHMCLGLYKAGLELALAHEGAERDAYVQELKHVLIRYLEPLIGGRTAASAHPTAPPPA; this is translated from the coding sequence GTGCCCGACAACCAGGAAAAGGAACAGCCGCGCCGCCGTCAGGCCCGCGGCGAGCGCCGCGTCGCCCAACTGCTCGAAGCCGCCGCGTCCGTCTTCTGCGCGACCGGCTACACGGCCGCGAGCACCAACGCCATCGCCCGCGAGGCGGGCGTCTCACCGGGCACGCTCTACCAGTTCTTCCCCAACAAGGAAGCGATCGCGATCGAACTGGGCGACCGCCTGATGCACGAGATGCGGGAGACCTACGGCGAGGCGCTCGCCCCGGTCGATCCCGCGACCCCGCTGGAGGAGGCGGTGGGCGCGGCCGTCGACCGGTTCATCGACTTCAACTGCGAACACCCCGTGTTCTTCGCGCTCATGCACGGCCCCGACATCCCGGGCCGGATCTCCGAGGAGCACGACGCCCTGCACGCCACCCTGCTCGCCCGCATCGAGGGCCTGCTCCGCTCCCTCCTGCCCGAGGCGCCCGGCGCCGACGTGACCCGTACCGCGCACATGTGCCTGGGCCTGTACAAGGCCGGCCTGGAGCTGGCCCTCGCCCACGAGGGGGCCGAGCGCGACGCGTACGTCCAGGAGTTGAAGCATGTCCTGATCCGCTACCTGGAGCCGCTGATCGGCGGCCGGACCGCCGCCTCCGCGCATCCCACCGCGCCTCCGCCCGCCTGA